In one Nitrospirota bacterium genomic region, the following are encoded:
- a CDS encoding NAD(P)H-dependent oxidoreductase subunit E has protein sequence MMSNEAVAQDKAATPSGDSMTPEQFQKIDAIIAKYKDKPGSLIPVLQQAQDVCGYLPHVVQRYIAKGMKMSPSVVFGVATFYSFFTLVPRGKHVIRVCLGTACYVKRSEEILDKLKDELDIEVGEVTRDKKYSIEAVRCLGACGLAPVVVIGQDTYGDVAATKVMDIVKKYE, from the coding sequence ATGATGAGTAACGAAGCGGTTGCACAGGATAAGGCGGCAACTCCCTCGGGGGATTCCATGACGCCCGAGCAGTTTCAAAAGATCGATGCGATCATCGCAAAGTACAAAGACAAGCCCGGTTCGCTCATCCCGGTGCTGCAGCAGGCCCAGGACGTTTGCGGCTATCTGCCCCATGTCGTCCAGCGCTACATCGCAAAGGGAATGAAAATGTCTCCGAGCGTTGTGTTCGGCGTGGCCACCTTCTATTCCTTCTTTACGCTGGTGCCTCGCGGCAAGCACGTTATCCGGGTCTGTCTCGGGACGGCGTGTTACGTGAAGCGGAGCGAGGAGATCCTTGACAAACTCAAGGACGAGCTGGACATCGAGGTCGGCGAGGTCACCCGGGATAAAAAATATTCCATCGAGGCGGTCCGTTGCCTCGGCGCCTGCGGTCTTGCGCCGGTCGTCGTGATCGGTCAGGACACTTACGGCGATGTGGCGGCCACGAAGGTGATGGACATCGTGAAGAAGTACGAGTAA